One region of Roseovarius faecimaris genomic DNA includes:
- a CDS encoding metal ABC transporter permease: MIETLLFPFQFPFMQNAFLISLIVSVPAALLSCFLVMKGWALMGDAVSHAVLPGIVVAYILGLPLIIGAFAAGMICAVATGYLSGNSRVKQDTVMGVVFSGMFGLGIVLYVSVETNAHLDHILFGNMLGVEPHELWTSGVISLLVAGAILLKWKDLLLHSFDPAQAQASGLAVNLLHYGLLTALSLTVVATLSATGLILAIGLLIAPGAIAFLLVRRFSAMLWVSVVVCMGSMLLGTYLSFFLDSAPAPTIILILTALFLLAFLRRQVLTRRASAKVRKERDTPLQTHP, encoded by the coding sequence ATGATCGAGACACTGCTCTTTCCCTTCCAGTTTCCGTTTATGCAGAATGCCTTTCTGATCTCGCTCATCGTGTCGGTGCCCGCCGCGTTACTGAGCTGCTTTCTGGTGATGAAAGGCTGGGCGCTGATGGGCGATGCGGTCAGTCATGCGGTGCTGCCGGGGATTGTGGTGGCTTATATCCTTGGGCTGCCGCTGATTATCGGCGCCTTCGCGGCGGGTATGATTTGCGCCGTGGCGACGGGTTATCTGAGTGGGAACAGCCGGGTGAAGCAGGACACGGTGATGGGCGTGGTCTTTTCGGGCATGTTCGGTCTTGGCATCGTGCTTTATGTTTCGGTCGAGACGAACGCGCATCTCGATCATATCCTGTTTGGCAATATGCTGGGGGTGGAGCCGCATGAGCTCTGGACCTCCGGGGTGATCTCATTGCTGGTCGCCGGGGCGATCCTGCTCAAGTGGAAAGACCTGCTCTTGCACAGCTTCGACCCCGCGCAGGCACAGGCGAGTGGCCTGGCGGTGAACCTACTGCATTACGGCTTGCTCACGGCGTTGTCGCTGACCGTCGTGGCCACGCTGTCGGCCACCGGGCTGATCCTTGCCATCGGGCTGCTGATCGCACCGGGGGCGATTGCCTTCCTGCTGGTGCGCCGGTTCAGCGCGATGCTGTGGGTGTCGGTGGTGGTATGTATGGGGTCGATGCTTCTGGGCACCTACCTGAGCTTCTTCCTCGACAGCGCGCCAGCACCCACGATCATCCTGATCCTGACGGCGCTGTTCCTGCTGGCGTTCCTGCGGCGGCAGGTGTTGACGCGGCGGGCGTCTGCCAAAGTCAGGAAAGAGCGAGACACCCCCTTGCAGACTCATCCCTAG
- a CDS encoding metal ABC transporter permease, translating to MSTLLEPFAYTYMVNAMWVSALVGGVCAFLSAYLMLKGWSLIGDALAHSVVPGVAGAYMLGLPFALGAFIAGGLAAGAMLLLSERSGLKVDVIIGLIFTSFFGLGLFMVSMNPVAISIQTITMGNILAITPEDTLQLAIIGFVTLAVLLFKWKDLMVTFFDESHARTLGLNPGLLKAVFFVLLSASVVAAMQTVGAFLVIAMVVTPGATAYLLCDRFPRLLIVSVVIGAGTSFAGAYASYFLDGATGGVIVCLQTVLFLAAFVFAPKHGLLAAKRKARLALEGRG from the coding sequence ATGAGCACCCTGCTGGAGCCTTTCGCCTATACCTACATGGTCAATGCGATGTGGGTTTCGGCCCTGGTGGGTGGGGTCTGTGCGTTTCTGTCGGCATACCTCATGCTCAAAGGCTGGTCTCTGATCGGCGACGCGCTGGCGCATTCCGTGGTGCCGGGGGTGGCCGGGGCCTATATGCTGGGCCTGCCCTTTGCGCTGGGTGCCTTCATTGCCGGGGGTCTGGCGGCGGGGGCGATGCTTTTGCTGTCCGAGAGGTCCGGGCTGAAGGTGGATGTGATCATCGGGCTGATCTTCACCTCGTTCTTCGGACTGGGCCTGTTCATGGTGTCCATGAACCCGGTGGCAATTTCGATCCAGACCATCACCATGGGCAATATCCTGGCCATCACGCCCGAGGATACGCTGCAACTGGCGATCATCGGGTTTGTGACGCTGGCGGTTCTGCTGTTCAAATGGAAGGACCTGATGGTCACCTTCTTTGACGAAAGCCATGCCCGAACGCTGGGTCTGAACCCGGGCCTGCTGAAAGCGGTGTTCTTTGTGCTTTTGTCGGCCTCTGTGGTGGCGGCAATGCAGACGGTCGGTGCCTTCCTGGTGATTGCCATGGTCGTAACGCCGGGGGCGACGGCGTATCTCTTGTGTGATCGCTTTCCCCGGTTGCTGATCGTGTCGGTCGTGATCGGTGCGGGCACCAGCTTTGCCGGCGCCTATGCGAGTTACTTCCTCGACGGGGCCACGGGGGGCGTGATCGTCTGTTTACAGACGGTGCTTTTTCTCGCGGCATTTGTTTTTGCGCCCAAGCACGGGTTGCTGGCTGCCAAACGCAAGGCGCGGCTGGCGCTGGAGGGGCGGGGATGA
- a CDS encoding manganese/iron ABC transporter ATP-binding protein: MNQTTDPGLSAKNVTVTYRNGHTALWDASFDIPRGTVTALVGVNGAGKSTLFKAIMGFVPTAKGEIRILGRTVREALKANLVAYVPQAEEVDWDFPVLVEDVVMMGRYGHMGLMRRPRAADHAAVDQALNRVGMSAYRHRQIGELSGGQRKRVFLARALAQDGQVILLDEPFTGVDVTTEDQIIALLRELREEGRVMLVSTHNLGSVPEFCDRTILVKGTVLGHGPTETTFTRENLMKAFGGVLRHFTIGGDALHDDDDARQVTILTDDERPFVQYGEKTQTTEREEP; this comes from the coding sequence GTGAACCAAACCACCGATCCCGGCCTCAGTGCCAAGAACGTCACCGTCACCTACCGAAACGGCCATACGGCGCTGTGGGATGCCAGTTTTGACATCCCGCGCGGGACGGTGACGGCGCTGGTCGGGGTGAACGGGGCCGGGAAATCGACCCTGTTCAAGGCGATTATGGGCTTCGTGCCCACCGCCAAGGGGGAGATTCGCATCCTTGGCCGGACAGTCCGCGAGGCGCTCAAGGCCAATCTCGTGGCCTATGTGCCGCAGGCGGAAGAGGTGGATTGGGATTTTCCCGTTCTCGTCGAAGATGTGGTGATGATGGGGCGTTACGGGCATATGGGCCTGATGCGCCGCCCGCGTGCGGCCGATCATGCGGCTGTGGATCAGGCGCTGAACCGCGTCGGAATGAGCGCGTATCGCCACCGCCAGATCGGAGAGCTGTCGGGCGGGCAGCGCAAGCGCGTGTTCCTGGCGCGGGCGCTGGCGCAGGACGGGCAGGTGATCCTGCTGGATGAGCCCTTCACCGGCGTGGACGTGACCACTGAGGACCAGATTATCGCGCTTTTGCGGGAGTTGCGCGAAGAGGGCCGCGTGATGCTGGTTTCGACCCATAACCTTGGCTCGGTCCCGGAGTTTTGCGACCGAACGATCCTGGTGAAAGGCACGGTGCTGGGTCATGGCCCGACCGAGACGACCTTTACCCGTGAGAACCTGATGAAGGCCTTTGGCGGTGTGCTCAGGCATTTCACCATCGGCGGCGATGCGCTGCATGACGATGACGACGCGCGGCAGGTGACGATCCTGACCGATGACGAACGGCCTTTCGTTCAATATGGCGAGAAAACCCAGACCACCGAGCGCGAAGAGCCATGA
- a CDS encoding metal ABC transporter substrate-binding protein, with protein sequence MKITLASLTAVIALWAGFAQAEERMKVVTTFTVLADIAQNVAGEAAEVVSITKPGAEIHGYEPTPRDIVNAVDADLILWNGMNLELWFEQFLRNLGDVPSVTVSEGIDPIMISTGSYEGKPNPHAWMGLDNALIYIDNIAAAFGAQDPKNAQIYLDNAAAYKDALRATIEPLRESIAALPKDQRWLVTCEGAFSYLARDFGMQELYLWPMNADQVGTPQQVRAVIDGVREHDIPAVFCESTVSTAPAEQVARETGATYGGVLYVDSLSEADGPVPTYLDLLRVTSETIVRGLTGSAE encoded by the coding sequence ATGAAGATCACTCTTGCCAGTCTGACCGCTGTTATTGCCCTCTGGGCCGGTTTTGCGCAGGCCGAGGAACGGATGAAGGTTGTGACCACCTTTACCGTGCTGGCCGACATTGCCCAGAACGTGGCCGGGGAAGCGGCCGAGGTTGTATCGATCACAAAGCCAGGCGCCGAGATTCATGGCTATGAACCGACCCCGCGCGATATCGTCAACGCGGTGGATGCCGATCTGATCCTCTGGAACGGCATGAACCTTGAGCTGTGGTTTGAGCAATTCCTGCGTAACCTGGGCGATGTGCCGAGTGTCACCGTCTCTGAAGGGATCGACCCGATCATGATCTCAACCGGCAGCTATGAGGGCAAGCCCAACCCGCATGCCTGGATGGGGCTGGATAATGCGCTGATCTATATTGATAACATCGCCGCCGCTTTTGGGGCGCAAGACCCGAAGAACGCACAGATCTATCTGGACAATGCCGCCGCCTACAAGGACGCGCTGCGCGCCACGATCGAACCCCTGCGCGAGAGTATCGCGGCGCTGCCCAAGGATCAGCGCTGGCTGGTGACCTGTGAAGGGGCGTTCAGCTATCTGGCGCGGGATTTCGGGATGCAGGAACTTTATCTCTGGCCGATGAACGCCGATCAGGTGGGCACACCGCAACAGGTCCGCGCGGTAATCGACGGGGTGCGGGAGCATGACATTCCCGCCGTCTTCTGTGAAAGTACGGTCAGCACGGCCCCCGCCGAACAGGTGGCCCGCGAAACCGGTGCGACCTATGGCGGTGTGCTCTATGTCGATTCGCTGAGTGAAGCGGACGGGCCCGTGCCCACCTATCTCGACCTTCTGCGCGTGACCTCCGAGACGATTGTGCGCGGCTTGACCGGGAGTGCCGAGTGA